In the genome of Dehalogenimonas sp. THU2, the window GTGGCGCAATAGCTTACGCGGTGGCTTCTATATTGAAGCTGTTTTAGGAAAGCTGTCAGCCATCAGCTGTCAGCTTTCAGTTTTCAGACGATTATCTGTCGCGGGATGGTCGTGGCAAAGCAATTGCAGATTACGGATCGCGATTTGGAGCGAGGAGGGCGACCGGCAGTCGCCCTAGCGGTGGTCGCGTAGGAATTGGCTAAAGGATGACGTGCCTGGGGTGGACCCGTGCTTTTTCAGCGGTGATGACGGCAGAAATCTCAGCGACCGCCTGATCGATTTTATCCTCATTGTTGACCACGAAATAGTCGAACATCCCCAGTTGCGCCAGTTCCAGGGGCGCCGTATCCAAGCGTCTCTTAAGGGTTTCCGGTGACTCAGTGAGCCGCCGTGACAGACGCCGGGTCAGCTCTTCCAATGACGGCGGGAGGAGGAATACGAAAACCGCGTCCGGGGCAATCTTTTTAATGCTAGCGGCGCCCTGCACGTCCACTTTCACCACCACATCCCGCCCCTGTTTCAAGGACTCGCGCACCGGTGCCTTAGGTACGCCGTAGAAATTACCGTACACTTCCGCCCATTCCAATAACTCATCCTGATCAAGAAGCTTTTTAAATTCTTCACGGCTGGAAAAGTGATAATCCAAACCATCCTGCTCGCCGGGACGCTGAGCGCGAGTGGTCACGGTAGTAACATATTGCAGAGGCAGCCGGTTTTCCTTCATCCGGGCCAGTACAGCGTCCTTGCCGACACCGGACGGGCCGGACAAGACCACCAGAACAGGAGAGGGTGCCGGCGGCCTAAAGTTCAAGCGGTACCTCGGCGACATCGGTCTTGGCGGCGCCGCGGCCGATGGTGACGCGGCCGGTGATGGTTTCCGGCGCCAGAGCGGCCAGGACCACGTGTCCCGAGTCGATAAAGATGACCGCCTTGGTTTTGCGGCCGTTAGTCATATCGATGAGAGTGCCCTTGTTGCGGCTTTCCTGGATGATGCGCTTGATCGGCGCCGACCCGGGTGGCGCGATAGCGATCATGCGGTTCATGGCCAGGATGTTGCTGAAACCTATGTGGACGAGTTCAATAGCCATATCAAAGCCTCTCAGATGCGATGCGGAAAGAGTCTGAATATTCTAGCTTGAAACCGGGCCGATAGCAACCGCACCTCGTTCGAAATCAGCCCGAACCGATGAGTCACCCGGCGGGTGAACCATTAACAACTTGTTCTGTCGTCGATTTTTTATATCCAGCGAAGTGCGTTTGCAGCGTTCTCATTTCAGGTTTCGCCGGGTATATGAAATGGCCCGCCGCAGTGATAAGATGAAGAGGAGACTTTTTAAGGAGGTTTTTATGTCAACCGAGAAATTCACCATTGCCGGAGATAAGGTGCTGACCAAGATCAAGGAGATCATCCGCGAGGGCAACATCCGACGGGTCCGCCTAGTGCACGAAGGCCGACCGATAATCGATATCCCTCTTTCTGTCGGGGCTCCAGCGGCCGCAGTGGGCATACTGGCGGCGCCGCTGCTAGCGGCGGTAGGCGCTTTCGCCGCTCTGGTCACCGAATGTACAATTGAAGTAGAGAAGATGGATGAGGCACCACCGGCATAGCCGGAAGAATCTTTTACCCAAACACGGGTTATATAAATAACCAAGTCTTGATTTTCTCAACCCTCGGTGCTAACATGATTTCATTGGAGTAAAAGATTGCGCCTGCAACAATACGATCCTCCGAAGCCGGTCTCTTACCTGAATCTGATCGACATCGTTCTTCACGAATACGACGGTTTGCGTCGTCCGGAAGACATTCTGAAGACGGTGGGCGCTAACCGTTTGACAGATGTCACCCACACCCCGGAGATAGAAGGCGAGGCAACGGTGCGTCTGTACGACGGCGGCGATCAGCGTATCTATCAATTCAAGGAGTCCGCCTCCCGCGGTGGTACCATCGATGTCCTTTTCAATCACGGCCGGCTGGAGAACTTCCGCGCCAGGCTATTTTTTTCCGGTGTATGGGGTAAGGCCGGGGCGGTCGTATACTCCAGCCTGCGCTACTCCAGATTGATGACCGGCGTGGTGGGACGGGGTAATATCCGGTTCGATGCCGCGACACGGCAGTTTTTCTGCCATTACGGCAACCTGGTTATCGCCTACACCCATGAATTAGATATGGGACTACCATCCATCTCCACCTCCATCCTGGCCCGCGAGGGATGCTATCAGGGTATTTTATCCACGGCGAACGACTCGATGCATCTTTCACCAGTCTAAAAGCACTTTTTCTCGGTATTATTCCTCCATCGAGAGGGACAAAGCCGAGTTCATTCCTGATGTAACAGTGACACCACTGCTCTTTTCCCCGCCTTTTTCTGATATAATTCGCTCATGAGTAAACCCCGTTTAGTCCTTTTCGATGCCAGCGCCCTGGTGCACCGCGCTTACCACGCTTTCAAGTACAGCCGCCAGCTAACCGTGAGCAAGACCGGCGAGGTGACCAGCGCCGTTTTCGGATTTACCAATATCCTCTTGAAAGTGCTTTCCGACCTCAAACCGGATTGCTACGCTATCGCGTTCGACCGCAAGGGGCCGACCTTTCGCCACGAACTTTCGACAGCCTACAAAGCCCACCGCCCGGAGACGCCGGCGGAGCTTATCGCTCAGATGGGCCGGGTCAGGCAACTGGTGGATGCCTTCGACATGCCGGTCTTCGAGCAGCAGGGTTATGAAGCCGACGACCTCCTGGGCACCCTGGCGCGGCGGGCCGAGGCGGCGGGGGCGGATGTGATCATCGTCACCGGCGACGCCGACGCCATGCAACTCGTGAATGACGCGGTCAAGGTGTTGTACCCCAAACCCGGCGGCACCTTTTCCGACACCATGCTCTTCGATGCGGCAACGGTGATGGTCAAATTCGGCGTGCCGCCGCACCGAGTGGCCGATTACAAGGCGCTGGTCGGTGACGCTTCCGATAATATAGCCGGCGTTCCTGGCATCGGCCAGAAAACGGCGGTGAAGCTGCTCACCGAATTCGACGGCATCGACGCCATTTACGAGAATATCGAACTCATCCGGCCGGAAAAACTTAGAGAACTGCTGCGTCGCGAAGAAGCGGCGGCGCGGCAGAGCCTGACGCTGGCGACCATCGTCACCGACCTGCCGATCGCCTTCATCCTCGAAGAATGCCGGATCAGCCGCTTCGAACGCGATAAGGTTATCCCTTTGCTGCAGGAACTCGAATTCACCTCGCTGATCAACCGGTTGCCGAGGATCGGGACAGTTGAAACCGCCACCCCGGGCGGGCGACCCAATGGGTCGCCCCTACAGGTGACGCCCGTACCACAGCCGCCGGCGATCGAATGCCGCTATACGCTTGTCGATACGATGGAGAAGCTAGCCGAATTGGCGAAGCGACTATCGCGCGTCGAGAAACTGGCGTTGGACACCGAAACGACCGGCCTGAACACGCTGACGGCGGAGATCGTCGGATTATCTCTATCCCCGGCGGCGGGGGAGGGTTACTACCTGCCGGTGGGACATGTCGGGGTCGAAGGGGCGCAATTGGAGCTTTCGGAGGTGGTCAAGGCGCTCGCCGGTGTCATGGCCGACCGGAAGATCGTCAAGATCGCCCACAACGCCAAATTCGATCTCCAGATATTGCAAAACGCCGGTTTCACGGTGAACGGACTCGATTTCGACACCATGCTGGCGGCACACCTGCTAGGGGAAAAATCGCTCTCGCTCAAGGGACTGGCTTTCAGCCGCCTGGGGGTGGAGATGACTCCCATAACCGCGCTCATCGGCGAGGGTAAGAATCAGAAATGCATTTCCGTATGCCAGCTCACAGAGACAGCGGAATATGCCTGCGCCGATGCCGACATGACCTTCCGTCTGGCTGAACTCCTGGCACCGGAACTGGACCGGGAGAACCAGCGAAAACTGTTCGCTGAAGTGGAAATGCCTCTCGTCCCGGTAATCATGGACATGGAGCGCACCGGCATCGCCATCGATTCGGAGATGCTGGGGCGGATGTCGGAACGCCTGGCCGTGCAATTGAACGCTCTCGAACAGGATATCCATGAACAGGCCGGTCACCCCTTCAACATCGCCTCGCCCAAACAACTGGGAGACGTCCTTTTCGGTGAATTGCATCTCCCCGCCGGGCGCAAGACACAGACCGGCTACTGTACCGACGCGGCGGTACTGGAAGAACTCAAGGACCAGCACACCATCGTCCGCCTCATCTTGGAATACCGCACGTTAGCCAAACTGAAATCGACCTACGTGGATACCTTGCCGCAGATGGTCGACGCCTGCGACGGGCGGCTGCACACCAGCTTCAACCAGGCGCGCACCGCCACGGGCCGCCTGTCATCCAGCGATCCCAACCTGCAGAACATCCCGGTGCGCGGCGAACTGGGGCGGGAGATACGCAGGGCCTTCGTGGCTCCGCCCGGTTATGTATTGCTGGCCGCCGACTATTCCCAGATCGACCTGCGGGCGCTGGCGCACCTGGCCGGCGATGCCGACCTCATTACCGCTTTCAAGAATAACGAGGATATCCACACCGCGACCGCCATAAGGTTGTACAACATACCGAAGGAAGAGGTCACTCCGGAGATGCGGCGCTTCGCCAAGACGGTCAACTTCGGCGTCATCTACGGTATGAGCGGTTACGGTCTGGAACAGGCGACCGAGATGACGCGGGAAGAATCTTCCAAATTCATCGCCACTTACTTCGAACGCTACCCCGGCATCAAAAGCTACCTGGAAGCCACCAAGGAGCAGGCGCGCTCGCGCGGCTACGTGGAGACCATATTGGGCCGCCGCCGCTATATTCCCGACATCAACGCCTCCAACCGCCAGGTGCGGGAGGCGGCCGAGCGGATGGCCATCAACATGCCGGTGCAGGGAACCTCGGCGGATATCATCAAGGTGGCGATGCTGCATGTCCGCCGGGAGATGATCGAACGCAAATTGAAGAGCCGCCTCCTCCTGCAGGTGCACGACGAACTTATCTTCGAAGTGCCGCAAAACGAGCTGATGTTCATGTCCGAGCTGGCCTCACGGCTGATGTCCGGGGCGGTGAAACTGGCCGTACCCCTTAAAGTTGATCTTAAATACGGCGTCAACTGGGGAGAGATGGAATAACCTTGCGCCCCTTCCCGGCAGCCGTTTATATTCTGGCGTTGTTTATTTTCACTCTGCTGGCGATCAATGCCGGCTTCGGAGCTCAACGCCTGGACCGGGTCCTGCTCGATGTTTTTCGGGGACTGCAGTCCGCACCGCTCGATGTACCGATGCGGGCGGTCGAATTCATCGGCGACACCTGGCCGTCCATCATCCTCCCGGGCATGGCCGCGGTCTGGTTCTGGGTAAAAGGCTACCGGCGCGAAGCGCTGTGGCTGGTAACCGCCCTGGCGACAGTAGCGCTGGCTGGCGCCGTCGTAAAAGGTGTGGTCGACCGCACCCGGCCGGACGGCGGGTATTTCAGTTTCACATCGGGGCATACCGGGTATTTTACCGTCTTCTGCGGGTTTTTATTCTTCCGGTTGAAATCGATCGTTTCCGACCAGAGATGGTTTACTGCCTGGCGATGGGGGCTCGTGATGCCGGCGGTGTTGACTGGTGTTTCACGGCTATACTTCGGCGTTCACTGGCCGACGGATGTGCTGGGCGGGTTTCTTCTGGGCGTTATCGTCCTGGTTCCGGTATTGTGGCGGCTTGATTACGATGACGGGACTGCGACATAATCAGTTCGGTATACGAACGCGAAACTGGCGATGATCGGGGCGGGCAGGTCTTAGAGGGCCCCTACACGAGACTGGGTGGGATTTTCGTCGTAAATGAAAAATAATTGATTTGGAAATTGAGGTAAACACATGCCCGAATTACCTGAAGTTGAGACGGTAACCAATGAGATACGGCCTTACGTCCTGGGCCGCCGTATCGCAGATGTCGCGGTCAACTGGCCGGGGACGGTGAAAGGGCATGTCGTCGATGAGTTTGTCGCTGGACTGAGAGGGCAAACGGTTACCGGAGTCTTCCGCAGGGGTAAGTTCGTCGTCTGGCAACTATCGAACGGAAAACGGTTGCTGACACATCTCAAGATGACCGGTTCTCTCATCGCGGCCGCGGCCGGCGGTGAACCGCCGCCTTATTATCGCGTTGAAATCACCCTGGACGACGGTGGGAAGGTGTTCTTTCGTGATCCGCGGAAGTTCGGCCGGATGAAGCTGATCGACGGTGATGGGGTTTTGGACGAGCTCGGACCAGAACCGCTCGAGCCGGAGTTTACCCCTCAGGTATTCGAAGCGATCCTAAAAAAACGCAAGAGTCCCATTAAGCCGACGCTCCTCGACCAGACGCTGATCGCCGGCATCGGCAACATGTACGCCGATGAAGCTTTATTCGAGGCAAAGATCCACCCGCTACGGCCGGCGGACAGCCTGACCCCCGGAGAATATCGCGAACTGCATGCCGCCATACAGCACATACTGAAAGCCGCCATCGAGAGCAAAGGCGCCAGCATCGCCAACTATATCCGCCCCGGCGGCGAACTGGGGCATGCGCATTTCGCTTTCAAAGTCGCACACAAGCGCGGGGAGAATTGCCCCAGATGCGGGACTCCGTTACAACGGATTGTTGTGCGGGGGAGGGGAACCTATCTGTGCCCGAAATGCCAGACCGCCAGCCCCGGAAATTCGAGACACGAAATCCGAAATACAAAACAAATTCAAAATTCCAATGGTTAAAGCCCGAGAGTGTTTCGGTGACTCATTTTTCGGTAATTCGGATCCATTTCGAGCTTCGATATTCGGATTTCGGATTTATCGATCATGACCGATTGGGTGATTATCGCGGTGATAGGAACAGTTGCCGTGGCGGGGGTGAACATCATCGACTCCCACCTCATCGGCCGGCGGATGCCATCGCTACGGGCTTTTCTGGTGCCGGTGAGCGCTGTCGTTTTGATCTTCGCGCTGGCAACCATGGTGCTGTTCCCGCTGCCGGAGAATATCGGGATGGGTCCATTGCTGGCGGCGGTGGGCGCGGGAATCATCCGGGCGGTGTCCGTGGGCCTGCTGCTCAATATCTTCCGCACCGAGGAAGTTTCCTGGGCCATACCGGTCTATCACACTTATCCGGTGTTCGTGGCTTTGATGGCGGTGCCTCTATTAGGCGAGACGCTGGCCTGGCTGCATTGGCTGGCGATAGCCGTCATCGTCGGCGGCACAGTGGTGCTTTCGGCTCAGCGGGGGGCCGGCGGGGGTATTAAATGGCGGGGACGTCCGATCATGTTGCTGGTCACGGCAGCCCTACTGAGTGCTACCGCGGATGTATTGAGCAAGTATGCGCTAGGCGAGATCAGCTTCTGGAACATGTACTGGATAGGCTCGCTTTGCCTGGTGACTATGTATTTCGCTTTTTCGCTCCGGCCGGCGGTGATCCGGCAACTCCTGGCGCTACCCCAACGCGGCCGCACCGCGGTGCTGATAATGCTTAATGAAGCGCTGGCGATGGCAGGCATCCTGCTGGTGTTCAACGCAATGGCCTCCGGACCGGTATCGCTGGTCTCGGCCATTACGGGCAGCCGGCCGATTTTCGTCTTTTTCCTGGCTCTATTGATGAACCGATTGGTCCCCGGATTTTTACTGCGCACCGATACCGGACGAAGAGCGAATATGGTGCGACTGGCGGCCACCATGATGATCGCCTGCGGTATAGCTATAATATACCTTGCGTGATAAAATCCGAAGCATGAAATGCGGAATTCGAAACACGCCCGAATCCTCGAAGATTTCTCATTAGGAATCGATTCGATTTAAATATCCCGTTTAATCCGGAGTATTGGCAAGACCATAAGCACAGAGAGTGAATTGTATGAAGACCATCGGTCTCCTCGGCGGCATGAGCTGGAACTCCACGGCGGACTATTACCGTCTCATCAACGAAGGTGTCGCCCGCAGGTTGGGTGGTCTTCACTCAGCAAAAATCATTCTGCATAGTTTCGATTTTGATGAAATCGAACAGCTACAGAGCGGCGGGCTGTGGGCTGAGGCCGCGGTGAAACTGTCCGAAGCGGCAGGATCCCTGAAAAGCGCCGGCGCCGAATTCCTCGTTATCGCCACCAATACAATGCATAAAGTGGCTGACGAAGTGGAGTCGGCGAGCGGATTACCAATGCTTCATATCGCCGAGTCTGCAGGCGAAAGTGTCAAGAAAATGGGATTAAAGAAGGTTGGCTTACTAGGCACACGTTTTACGATGAGCGAAGGTTTCTATAGCAGCCGACTAACTGAAAAGTTCGGAATCGAGGTACTGGTACCTGATGCGAACGAGCAGCAGATTATCAACAGCATCATCTACGACGAACTCTGCCGCGGCTGTATCCAGGATGCTTCACGCTGGGCCTGCCAGTTGATTATCGAAAACCTGGTCAGCCGAGGCGCAGAAGGTATCGTCCTGGCCTGTACCGAGCTTCCACTGCTTATCAAACAGTCCGATGTGATGGTGCCGGTATTCGACACTTCCCGGTTGCACGTTACGGCGGCGGTGGCGCGGGCGCTGGCTTGACATCATCCGCTGAAAGTCCCAGAATATATTGTTGTCTTTAACGGCAACTCTTTTATTTGGACGCGGGAAGTAGGTGATTCTTTTTGACCGAAGTCAGACCGGAATATAATGAAACTTTCGAGGGGATGCTTAAGCGCTTCAACCGCAAAGTGCAGCTTGACGGCGTCATCCGCGAAGCACGGCGCCGCAGCCGTTTTGAAAAGCCGCTAACCCGCCGCAAACGCAAGGAAACGGCCACCCGCCGTGCCGCCATCAAAGCCGCCCGCAAAGCGGCGGGCAGGACCAGATAACTCTGCAACCTGCCTTTTCGATCAGTAATTGAAGACTCCGCCCAATGGGCGGAGTCTTTTTTAGCTTCTTCAGTTTTACTTTCGGAATCCAATTTTTATACCGATTTCGACAATTGCATCGATACGCCACTAGGTTTCGGAGTTTCGATCCTTGAGCCATTGCCGTTTCTGATTCAGACGCACCGCCTCATCGGTGGTACGATAAGTCGACAAAAAGTCCCGGGCAAAATCATCGTACCGGTCATCGATGACCGCCTGGCGGATCTCTGTCATCAGGCGCCGCATATAGTAAAGGTTGTGCAGTGTCGCCAGCCGGTAAGCCAGCAACTCTTTAGCCCGGAACAGGTGGTGCACATAACCCGCCGAGAAACGAGCGCAGGTATAACAGCCACAACCGGCATCGATCGGGTTCTTATCGCCTTCATACCGGGCGTTGGCGATATCGATACGCCCCTGCCGGGTGAATAACGCGCCGTTCCTGGCCACCCGCGTCGGCAGGGCCGAATCGAACATGTCGATGCCGGCGCCCACCGCCCGGACGATATCCTCCGGCGAGCCGACTCCCATGAGGTAACGCGGCTTGCCGGCCGGCAGGACGGAGGTAGTTTCGGCGGTGATCTCTATGGTCTGATCCTTACTCTCACCGATAGCCAAACCGCCGATGGCATAACCGGGGAAATCCTCCGCCACCAGCCCCTCCGCCGAGCGCCGCCGCAGATCGGCGTGCAAGCCGCCCTGCACGATGGGAAAAAGAGCCTGGTCATCCCGTGTCTTAGCTTTCAGGCATCTCAATGCCCAAGAGTGG includes:
- the mutM gene encoding DNA-formamidopyrimidine glycosylase, yielding MPELPEVETVTNEIRPYVLGRRIADVAVNWPGTVKGHVVDEFVAGLRGQTVTGVFRRGKFVVWQLSNGKRLLTHLKMTGSLIAAAAGGEPPPYYRVEITLDDGGKVFFRDPRKFGRMKLIDGDGVLDELGPEPLEPEFTPQVFEAILKKRKSPIKPTLLDQTLIAGIGNMYADEALFEAKIHPLRPADSLTPGEYRELHAAIQHILKAAIESKGASIANYIRPGGELGHAHFAFKVAHKRGENCPRCGTPLQRIVVRGRGTYLCPKCQTASPGNSRHEIRNTKQIQNSNG
- a CDS encoding aspartate/glutamate racemase family protein: MKTIGLLGGMSWNSTADYYRLINEGVARRLGGLHSAKIILHSFDFDEIEQLQSGGLWAEAAVKLSEAAGSLKSAGAEFLVIATNTMHKVADEVESASGLPMLHIAESAGESVKKMGLKKVGLLGTRFTMSEGFYSSRLTEKFGIEVLVPDANEQQIINSIIYDELCRGCIQDASRWACQLIIENLVSRGAEGIVLACTELPLLIKQSDVMVPVFDTSRLHVTAAVARALA
- a CDS encoding DMT family transporter yields the protein MTDWVIIAVIGTVAVAGVNIIDSHLIGRRMPSLRAFLVPVSAVVLIFALATMVLFPLPENIGMGPLLAAVGAGIIRAVSVGLLLNIFRTEEVSWAIPVYHTYPVFVALMAVPLLGETLAWLHWLAIAVIVGGTVVLSAQRGAGGGIKWRGRPIMLLVTAALLSATADVLSKYALGEISFWNMYWIGSLCLVTMYFAFSLRPAVIRQLLALPQRGRTAVLIMLNEALAMAGILLVFNAMASGPVSLVSAITGSRPIFVFFLALLMNRLVPGFLLRTDTGRRANMVRLAATMMIACGIAIIYLA
- a CDS encoding DUF4342 domain-containing protein, which gives rise to MSTEKFTIAGDKVLTKIKEIIREGNIRRVRLVHEGRPIIDIPLSVGAPAAAVGILAAPLLAAVGAFAALVTECTIEVEKMDEAPPA
- a CDS encoding phosphatase PAP2 family protein produces the protein MRPFPAAVYILALFIFTLLAINAGFGAQRLDRVLLDVFRGLQSAPLDVPMRAVEFIGDTWPSIILPGMAAVWFWVKGYRREALWLVTALATVALAGAVVKGVVDRTRPDGGYFSFTSGHTGYFTVFCGFLFFRLKSIVSDQRWFTAWRWGLVMPAVLTGVSRLYFGVHWPTDVLGGFLLGVIVLVPVLWRLDYDDGTAT
- the polA gene encoding DNA polymerase I encodes the protein MSKPRLVLFDASALVHRAYHAFKYSRQLTVSKTGEVTSAVFGFTNILLKVLSDLKPDCYAIAFDRKGPTFRHELSTAYKAHRPETPAELIAQMGRVRQLVDAFDMPVFEQQGYEADDLLGTLARRAEAAGADVIIVTGDADAMQLVNDAVKVLYPKPGGTFSDTMLFDAATVMVKFGVPPHRVADYKALVGDASDNIAGVPGIGQKTAVKLLTEFDGIDAIYENIELIRPEKLRELLRREEAAARQSLTLATIVTDLPIAFILEECRISRFERDKVIPLLQELEFTSLINRLPRIGTVETATPGGRPNGSPLQVTPVPQPPAIECRYTLVDTMEKLAELAKRLSRVEKLALDTETTGLNTLTAEIVGLSLSPAAGEGYYLPVGHVGVEGAQLELSEVVKALAGVMADRKIVKIAHNAKFDLQILQNAGFTVNGLDFDTMLAAHLLGEKSLSLKGLAFSRLGVEMTPITALIGEGKNQKCISVCQLTETAEYACADADMTFRLAELLAPELDRENQRKLFAEVEMPLVPVIMDMERTGIAIDSEMLGRMSERLAVQLNALEQDIHEQAGHPFNIASPKQLGDVLFGELHLPAGRKTQTGYCTDAAVLEELKDQHTIVRLILEYRTLAKLKSTYVDTLPQMVDACDGRLHTSFNQARTATGRLSSSDPNLQNIPVRGELGREIRRAFVAPPGYVLLAADYSQIDLRALAHLAGDADLITAFKNNEDIHTATAIRLYNIPKEEVTPEMRRFAKTVNFGVIYGMSGYGLEQATEMTREESSKFIATYFERYPGIKSYLEATKEQARSRGYVETILGRRRYIPDINASNRQVREAAERMAINMPVQGTSADIIKVAMLHVRREMIERKLKSRLLLQVHDELIFEVPQNELMFMSELASRLMSGAVKLAVPLKVDLKYGVNWGEME
- the rpsU gene encoding 30S ribosomal protein S21, whose product is MTEVRPEYNETFEGMLKRFNRKVQLDGVIREARRRSRFEKPLTRRKRKETATRRAAIKAARKAAGRTR
- a CDS encoding DUF370 domain-containing protein → MAIELVHIGFSNILAMNRMIAIAPPGSAPIKRIIQESRNKGTLIDMTNGRKTKAVIFIDSGHVVLAALAPETITGRVTIGRGAAKTDVAEVPLEL
- a CDS encoding guanylate kinase, yielding MNFRPPAPSPVLVVLSGPSGVGKDAVLARMKENRLPLQYVTTVTTRAQRPGEQDGLDYHFSSREEFKKLLDQDELLEWAEVYGNFYGVPKAPVRESLKQGRDVVVKVDVQGAASIKKIAPDAVFVFLLPPSLEELTRRLSRRLTESPETLKRRLDTAPLELAQLGMFDYFVVNNEDKIDQAVAEISAVITAEKARVHPRHVIL
- the tgt gene encoding tRNA guanosine(34) transglycosylase Tgt: MTAISFDLVKTGPTRAGNLHTLHGSVETPCFMPVGSQATIKTLTPDEVRDMGYGLILANNYHLYLRPGTKVVESYGGLHKFMGWDGVLLTDSGGYQVFSLSPLRKMSDEGVTFRSHIDGSEHFFSPELAVKYQESFGADIIMALDECPPVEGSREVIAAAVARTHSWALRCLKAKTRDDQALFPIVQGGLHADLRRRSAEGLVAEDFPGYAIGGLAIGESKDQTIEITAETTSVLPAGKPRYLMGVGSPEDIVRAVGAGIDMFDSALPTRVARNGALFTRQGRIDIANARYEGDKNPIDAGCGCYTCARFSAGYVHHLFRAKELLAYRLATLHNLYYMRRLMTEIRQAVIDDRYDDFARDFLSTYRTTDEAVRLNQKRQWLKDRNSET